Proteins encoded by one window of uncultured Bacteroides sp.:
- a CDS encoding O-antigen translocase yields the protein MGEECNKDSYKESLKATSLFGGVQIFNIFIGIVRSKFVAILLGPNGMGIVGLLSSTIGLINSLTNFGLGTSAVRDIASANSTGETRKIALVIQVFRRLVWITGLMGLFVCIFLSPYLSYITFGNYNYTIAFIILSSTILFTQLTTGQTALLQGMRKYAFLAKANVLGNSLGLIVTIPLYYLLKIDAIVPVLIVTSFFSLALSLYYSKKTGIEKIHITFNDVRTEGKGMLKMGFFISLQGILSVAASYLIRIFISNYGGLSDVGLFTAGFSIVNTYVGLIFTAMGTDYYPRLSAESVSDKIIFNKVVNQQIEISLLLLAPIITIFIIFIRLVVTILFSSKFLPIEGMIYWAIFGVFFKAVSWSIAFSFLAKGDTKAFFWNELAAILYSTMFNVLGYLYWKLTGLGVSFLVGYIVYLIQVWIVSGKRYEVYIQKGIFKIFIIQFFLSFVCILLVLFTQLVVRYVLGTILVILSFYYSYIELDKRIEFSRYIKKNNRE from the coding sequence ATGGGTGAAGAATGTAATAAGGATTCTTATAAGGAGAGCCTGAAGGCAACATCTCTATTTGGCGGTGTACAGATATTTAATATTTTTATAGGTATTGTCAGATCCAAATTTGTTGCCATTCTTCTTGGACCCAATGGAATGGGTATTGTTGGATTATTATCTTCAACAATTGGACTGATTAATTCGTTAACAAACTTTGGTTTGGGGACAAGTGCTGTTAGAGATATTGCAAGTGCAAATTCCACCGGTGAAACGAGAAAAATAGCTTTGGTTATTCAGGTTTTTAGAAGGCTGGTATGGATTACTGGACTAATGGGATTATTTGTATGCATATTTTTATCTCCTTATCTGAGTTATATTACATTTGGCAATTATAATTATACAATTGCATTTATAATACTTTCATCAACTATACTTTTTACACAACTAACAACCGGACAGACAGCGTTATTGCAAGGAATGCGTAAATATGCTTTTCTGGCCAAAGCGAATGTTCTTGGAAACAGTTTAGGGCTAATAGTTACAATACCTCTCTATTATTTGCTGAAAATTGACGCAATTGTTCCAGTGTTAATCGTTACAAGCTTTTTCTCTCTGGCTTTATCTTTGTATTATTCTAAAAAAACAGGTATAGAAAAGATACATATTACTTTCAATGATGTAAGGACTGAAGGTAAAGGTATGCTAAAAATGGGTTTTTTTATTAGTCTTCAGGGAATTCTGTCAGTTGCAGCTTCTTATCTTATTAGAATTTTTATTAGTAATTATGGAGGATTGTCTGATGTTGGTTTATTTACGGCAGGTTTCTCTATTGTAAATACTTATGTGGGATTAATTTTTACTGCAATGGGAACTGATTACTATCCACGCCTTTCTGCTGAGAGTGTGTCAGATAAGATAATTTTTAATAAAGTAGTGAATCAACAGATAGAGATTAGCTTATTACTTTTAGCTCCTATAATTACTATTTTTATTATTTTCATAAGATTAGTAGTAACAATCCTTTTTTCAAGTAAATTCTTACCTATTGAAGGTATGATTTATTGGGCAATTTTTGGGGTGTTTTTTAAGGCAGTTAGTTGGTCTATTGCATTCTCTTTTTTAGCAAAAGGTGATACAAAAGCATTTTTTTGGAATGAACTAGCAGCTATACTTTACTCAACAATGTTTAATGTACTAGGATATTTATATTGGAAACTGACAGGGTTGGGAGTATCTTTTCTTGTAGGGTATATAGTATATTTAATTCAAGTCTGGATTGTTTCAGGTAAGAGGTACGAGGTTTATATTCAAAAGGGCATATTTAAAATTTTTATTATACAATTTTTCCTTTCTTTTGTTTGTATTTTGTTGGTTTTATTTACTCAGTTGGTGGTGAGATATGTTTTAGGAACGATTCTGGTTATTCTTTCGTTTTATTATTCATATATTGAGTTGGATAAAAGAATAGAATTTAGTAGATATATAAAGAAAAATAACAGAGAATGA
- a CDS encoding FdtA/QdtA family cupin domain-containing protein — MKKTTVYDCSIIELDKHHHVKGNITVVENGKTVPFQVRRSYYLYDVPGGESRGGHAHKDLKQLIIAASGSFDVTLDDGKIKRTFKLNRPYQGLLVVPGIWRELDDFSSGSVCLVLASMKYEENDYIRDYNEFLKLKFDE, encoded by the coding sequence ATGAAAAAAACGACTGTTTATGATTGCAGTATAATAGAACTGGATAAGCACCATCATGTTAAAGGTAATATAACTGTTGTTGAAAATGGGAAAACTGTTCCTTTTCAGGTAAGGCGTTCTTATTATTTATACGATGTACCGGGTGGAGAATCAAGAGGAGGACATGCTCATAAAGACCTTAAGCAATTAATTATTGCTGCGAGTGGATCTTTTGATGTTACATTGGATGATGGTAAAATTAAACGTACTTTTAAATTAAACCGTCCGTATCAGGGCTTACTTGTTGTACCGGGAATATGGCGAGAGCTCGATGATTTTTCTTCGGGATCAGTATGTTTGGTTTTAGCATCTATGAAATATGAAGAAAATGATTATATACGAGATTATAATGAATTCTTAAAATTGAAATTTGATGAGTAA
- a CDS encoding SDR family oxidoreductase — protein MDRVIIITGSRKGLGYSLCNYFLNEGDFVYGCSRRASAITHDNYVHFRLDVSDEAAVTGMVKDIYKNKKRIDVLINNAGVASMNHSLLTPCSTVKRIMETNFTGTFLMCREVARYMIKHKNGRIINYSTVAVPLHLSGELVYSSSKAAVEQLTRVLAAEIGEWGVTVNAVGPTPISTDLIKNIPEDKIKALIQRQSIKRMGIFNDVLNVVKFFLSRESDFITGQVIYLGGIS, from the coding sequence ATGGATAGGGTTATTATTATTACCGGTTCTCGGAAAGGATTGGGTTATTCATTATGTAATTATTTCCTAAATGAAGGTGATTTTGTTTATGGGTGCAGCAGAAGGGCATCTGCCATAACTCATGATAATTATGTTCATTTTCGGCTGGATGTGTCTGATGAGGCTGCTGTTACCGGAATGGTGAAAGATATATATAAAAATAAAAAACGTATTGATGTTCTGATAAATAATGCCGGTGTTGCTTCTATGAATCATTCACTTTTAACTCCATGTTCAACTGTAAAAAGAATAATGGAAACAAACTTTACAGGGACATTTCTTATGTGTCGTGAAGTGGCAAGGTATATGATAAAACATAAAAACGGAAGAATAATTAATTATTCGACAGTTGCCGTGCCTCTTCATTTAAGTGGAGAACTTGTTTATTCATCATCAAAAGCGGCAGTAGAACAACTAACTAGGGTTCTGGCTGCCGAGATTGGTGAATGGGGGGTTACAGTGAATGCTGTTGGACCCACTCCAATATCAACTGATTTGATTAAGAATATTCCGGAAGATAAAATCAAAGCACTGATTCAGCGTCAGAGTATAAAGAGGATGGGGATATTCAATGATGTATTGAATGTTGTTAAATTTTTTCTTTCCCGTGAGAGTGATTTTATTACAGGGCAAGTTATTTATTTAGGAGGTATTAGTTAA
- a CDS encoding acyltransferase family protein: MEKRIDFIDLAKGICILLVVLYHVRGPLRGTDLNRVLLCFRLPLYFFLSGLFFKKYSGFWNLMLRKFNKLLVPFFFFMGLTYTFYCFGLPLIGHYHEIFQLPHDILIAFEKDDVFLNTPLWFLLSLFETSIIFYFVLAFCDILKINEKVKKILIIILCFMIGIYGYELGVNKTNLPLWIDTSMTAIPFYCTGYFVRADTDFLIPNRLDKYIPAFLVVMGLTVYFLADNIMMITNEYHGSFISFYLSAISGTLFVLLLSKCVNKVPVVSYLGRYSVIVLCTHWALLWVLRQYLIFITNAWILSAVLFLLVIFLSIPVSKFFLRFFPKFVSQVDLIKVD; this comes from the coding sequence ATGGAAAAAAGAATTGACTTTATTGATCTGGCAAAAGGAATATGTATTTTGCTTGTTGTGTTATACCATGTTAGAGGCCCTTTGCGCGGAACTGACTTGAACAGAGTTCTTTTGTGTTTCCGGCTTCCGTTGTATTTCTTTTTGTCAGGCTTGTTTTTTAAGAAATATTCTGGTTTTTGGAATTTGATGCTGAGGAAATTTAATAAGCTTCTGGTTCCTTTCTTTTTCTTCATGGGATTGACATATACTTTTTATTGTTTTGGATTGCCTTTGATTGGTCACTATCATGAAATATTTCAACTTCCACACGATATATTAATTGCTTTTGAAAAAGATGATGTATTTTTGAATACCCCTCTTTGGTTTCTTCTTTCTCTTTTTGAGACATCAATCATTTTTTATTTTGTTCTGGCCTTTTGTGATATATTAAAGATAAATGAGAAAGTAAAAAAAATTTTGATTATTATTCTATGTTTCATGATTGGCATATATGGATATGAACTTGGAGTAAATAAAACTAATCTGCCTCTGTGGATTGACACAAGTATGACTGCTATACCTTTTTACTGTACTGGTTACTTTGTAAGAGCCGATACGGATTTTTTGATACCTAATAGACTGGATAAGTATATTCCAGCTTTTTTAGTGGTAATGGGATTGACGGTTTATTTTCTTGCTGATAATATAATGATGATAACAAATGAATATCATGGAAGTTTTATTTCGTTCTATTTGTCGGCTATTAGTGGTACTCTTTTTGTCTTACTTCTCTCAAAATGTGTAAATAAGGTTCCTGTTGTTTCATATCTTGGAAGATATAGTGTAATAGTGTTGTGTACACATTGGGCTTTATTATGGGTGTTAAGGCAGTATCTGATTTTTATTACAAATGCCTGGATATTATCGGCTGTTTTATTTCTTCTTGTTATTTTTTTATCTATTCCGGTAAGTAAATTCTTTCTCCGGTTTTTTCCGAAATTTGTTTCTCAAGTTGATCTTATAAAGGTTGATTAG
- a CDS encoding sugar transferase, whose product MRNIIKRALDILIATIALILLLPVFIPCAIILLLTGENEVLYLQERIGHRCEPFYIFKFVTMMKGSQFIGTGDITVENDPRVFPFGGFLRKTKINELPQFLNVILGSMSMVGPRPLTMNTFNYYPENVQKMIGKMKPGITGIGSVVFRDEEKYTSEAKDPRAFYKEYIAPYKGELEVWYAKNASLILDIKLILITAWVVASPKSDLPYRWLKDLPAKPAWKE is encoded by the coding sequence ATGAGAAACATTATCAAACGTGCTTTGGATATATTAATTGCGACAATTGCACTAATATTGCTGTTGCCTGTTTTTATTCCATGTGCAATAATTCTTTTGCTTACGGGTGAGAATGAAGTGCTTTATTTACAGGAAAGAATTGGACATAGATGCGAACCGTTTTACATCTTTAAATTCGTGACAATGATGAAAGGGTCGCAGTTTATAGGTACAGGAGATATTACGGTTGAAAATGATCCGAGAGTTTTTCCTTTTGGAGGTTTTCTTAGGAAGACTAAGATAAATGAATTGCCACAATTTCTTAATGTTATTTTGGGATCGATGAGCATGGTAGGGCCCCGGCCTTTGACCATGAACACGTTTAATTATTATCCTGAAAATGTTCAGAAAATGATAGGAAAAATGAAACCAGGTATTACAGGTATTGGCTCTGTAGTATTCCGGGATGAAGAGAAATATACCTCGGAAGCGAAAGATCCGAGAGCTTTTTACAAGGAATATATTGCTCCTTACAAAGGGGAGCTGGAAGTTTGGTATGCAAAGAATGCATCATTGATACTTGATATTAAACTGATACTCATCACTGCCTGGGTGGTGGCTTCTCCTAAAAGTGATTTGCCGTACAGGTGGCTGAAAGACTTACCGGCCAAACCAGCCTGGAAGGAATAA
- a CDS encoding DegT/DnrJ/EryC1/StrS family aminotransferase gives MIKFLDLQKITAKYANEIHLAVNRVVDSGLYLQGKENEDFEVNYSKYIGTKYTIGVANGLDALIWIFQGYIEMGIMKPGDEILVPANTYIASILAITENGLKPVLVEPDIDTYQINDRLIEQAITDRTRGILIVHLYGQCAYTDRIGEICRKYSLKLIEDNAQSHGCMFNGIKTGNLGDSAGHSFYPGKNLGAFGDAGAITTNDETLAEIVRALANYGSTKKYVFKYMGRNSRLDEIQAAILNVKLKHLDEDLFLRKKVAKYYIDHIKNDRIVMPIVSNWNANVFHLFPVRCKKRDDLQKYLSENGIQTIIHYPIPPHKQECYKGLNHLYLPITEKIHNEELSLPMSPVLDSDEVKLVVEKINNFI, from the coding sequence ATGATAAAATTTTTGGATTTACAAAAGATTACAGCTAAATATGCTAATGAAATACATTTGGCAGTTAATAGGGTAGTAGATTCCGGTTTGTATCTGCAAGGCAAAGAAAATGAGGACTTTGAAGTAAATTATTCTAAGTACATAGGAACAAAATATACTATTGGAGTGGCTAACGGACTTGATGCTTTGATTTGGATATTTCAGGGATATATAGAAATGGGGATTATGAAACCAGGGGATGAAATTCTTGTTCCAGCAAATACATATATTGCATCAATATTGGCTATAACTGAAAATGGATTAAAACCAGTTTTGGTGGAACCTGATATTGATACGTATCAGATAAATGATAGGCTTATAGAACAGGCAATAACAGACAGGACAAGAGGTATACTGATTGTCCACCTTTATGGCCAATGTGCATATACGGATAGAATAGGAGAGATATGTCGAAAATATTCATTAAAGTTGATCGAAGATAATGCTCAGTCACATGGTTGTATGTTTAATGGAATAAAAACGGGAAATTTAGGCGATTCAGCAGGGCATAGTTTTTATCCAGGAAAGAATTTGGGCGCTTTTGGAGATGCCGGTGCGATAACTACTAATGATGAAACGCTGGCTGAGATTGTGAGAGCTTTGGCCAATTATGGATCAACAAAAAAGTATGTGTTTAAATACATGGGGAGAAATAGCCGACTGGATGAAATTCAAGCTGCAATACTAAATGTAAAACTGAAACATTTAGATGAAGACCTATTTTTGAGAAAAAAAGTTGCGAAATATTATATTGACCATATAAAAAATGATCGGATAGTAATGCCAATAGTTAGTAACTGGAATGCTAATGTGTTTCATCTTTTTCCCGTTCGCTGTAAAAAAAGAGATGATCTACAGAAATATTTGTCGGAAAATGGAATACAGACTATCATTCATTACCCAATACCTCCTCATAAACAAGAATGCTATAAGGGACTGAACCATTTATATTTACCTATTACTGAAAAAATACATAATGAAGAGTTGAGTTTGCCAATGAGTCCTGTATTAGATAGTGATGAAGTGAAATTAGTTGTCGAAAAAATCAATAATTTCATATAA
- a CDS encoding ketoacyl-ACP synthase III: MKTIIPGIKIQAIASFLPVDVLELASLGEKYGDKVVASIINATGVERVRVANEGQTASDLCFEAAIYLMKNEEIDKERIGGLVFVSQTNDYILPCTSVILQDRLGISKETVCLDIHYGCSGYIYGLLQAALWISSAACEYVLVLCGDTSTKMVNEKDKSLKMVFGDSGTATLVTRGGKEMGFSLCSDGSGYDKLIIPAGGFRNKASEESKILLFDNDKNGRTQEDLYMDGMAIFDFAITNVPPNINELAEQMNWQKEEVDLFALHQANKFIINSIRKKLMAQAEKVPIDIVNFGNTGPASIPLLLSDICPLESKLDKVIMSGFGVGLSWGSVACCLCDTHFYKPINK, from the coding sequence ATGAAAACAATAATACCTGGTATTAAGATTCAGGCCATTGCCTCTTTTTTGCCTGTTGATGTGCTAGAACTTGCATCTCTGGGTGAGAAATATGGAGATAAAGTTGTTGCAAGCATTATCAATGCAACTGGAGTAGAACGGGTAAGAGTGGCTAATGAGGGGCAAACTGCTTCTGATCTTTGTTTTGAAGCTGCAATTTATCTTATGAAGAATGAAGAAATTGATAAAGAGAGGATTGGAGGACTTGTTTTTGTGTCCCAGACGAATGATTATATTCTACCGTGCACATCTGTTATTTTGCAAGACAGGCTTGGAATAAGTAAAGAGACTGTTTGTCTTGATATTCATTACGGGTGTTCAGGGTACATCTATGGCTTACTTCAGGCTGCGTTGTGGATAAGCTCTGCCGCATGCGAATACGTACTGGTATTGTGTGGAGATACTTCTACAAAGATGGTCAATGAAAAAGATAAATCCCTGAAAATGGTGTTTGGGGATAGTGGAACGGCTACTTTGGTGACCAGAGGAGGCAAGGAAATGGGATTTTCCTTATGTTCCGACGGTAGTGGCTATGATAAATTGATTATTCCTGCAGGAGGTTTCAGAAACAAAGCTTCTGAAGAAAGTAAGATACTTTTATTTGATAATGACAAGAATGGCAGAACTCAGGAAGATTTGTATATGGATGGCATGGCTATTTTCGATTTTGCCATAACGAATGTTCCTCCTAATATCAATGAACTGGCTGAACAGATGAACTGGCAAAAGGAAGAGGTTGATTTATTTGCCCTTCACCAAGCGAATAAGTTTATTATTAACTCTATCCGTAAGAAACTGATGGCTCAGGCAGAAAAGGTACCTATTGATATAGTAAACTTTGGAAATACAGGACCTGCCAGCATTCCTTTACTACTATCGGACATCTGCCCGTTGGAATCTAAGCTCGATAAGGTTATTATGAGTGGTTTCGGCGTTGGATTATCCTGGGGAAGTGTTGCCTGCTGTTTGTGTGATACTCATTTCTATAAACCTATTAATAAATGA
- a CDS encoding FdtA/QdtA family cupin domain-containing protein → MKIYNVKIINLPKILDPRGNLSFIEENNHIPFKIARSYWIYDVPGGEIRGGHSYKKNQEFIVALSGSFDVIIDDGKERKVFSLNRSYYGLYVPKGLWRQMVNFSTNSLALILASIPFDQEDYIYDYEQYKAHSK, encoded by the coding sequence ATGAAAATTTATAATGTAAAAATAATTAATCTTCCAAAGATTCTGGATCCTCGGGGTAATCTTTCATTTATTGAGGAGAATAATCACATACCTTTTAAAATTGCTCGCTCGTATTGGATATATGATGTTCCGGGAGGAGAGATAAGAGGGGGACATTCTTACAAAAAAAATCAAGAATTTATAGTTGCTTTGTCTGGTAGTTTCGATGTTATCATTGATGACGGCAAAGAAAGAAAAGTGTTTTCTCTCAACAGATCTTACTACGGATTGTATGTCCCAAAAGGATTATGGAGGCAGATGGTCAATTTTTCAACAAACTCATTAGCGTTGATTTTAGCTTCAATTCCTTTTGATCAAGAAGATTATATTTATGATTATGAACAATATAAAGCTCATTCAAAATGA
- a CDS encoding acyltransferase — translation MSNIHSLADVKTKNIGENTLVWQFCVILRDVKIGRNCNICAQVFIENNVLIGNNVTIKSGAQLFDGLTVEDNVFIGPNVSFTNDMVPRSKKYPESYLKTVLKKGCSIGAGSVIIAGLVIGQYAFVGAGSVVTKNVPANTVWYGNPAVQKGFITNDGEILDMNMKDKKGIKHVSYL, via the coding sequence ATGAGTAATATACATTCATTAGCTGATGTAAAAACAAAGAATATAGGTGAAAATACTTTAGTGTGGCAGTTTTGTGTAATTTTACGTGATGTGAAAATTGGTAGAAATTGTAATATATGTGCGCAGGTTTTTATTGAAAATAATGTGTTAATAGGAAATAATGTAACAATAAAATCAGGTGCTCAGTTATTTGATGGTTTAACTGTTGAAGATAATGTATTTATAGGGCCCAATGTTTCATTTACAAATGATATGGTGCCCCGGTCAAAGAAATATCCTGAAAGCTATTTAAAAACTGTGCTTAAAAAGGGGTGCTCAATTGGAGCAGGAAGTGTAATTATAGCTGGCTTAGTTATTGGTCAATATGCTTTTGTTGGAGCGGGAAGTGTTGTGACAAAAAATGTTCCTGCAAATACTGTGTGGTACGGGAACCCTGCAGTGCAGAAAGGCTTTATCACTAATGATGGTGAAATTCTGGATATGAATATGAAAGATAAAAAAGGGATTAAACATGTTTCTTATTTGTAG
- a CDS encoding phosphopantetheine-binding protein, protein MDFNKFTENLANLFDETDSDEFTAETRFKELEEWSSLVALSIIVMIDEKYQVRIKADDIRYSQTINDLYEIVLLNLD, encoded by the coding sequence ATGGATTTTAATAAATTTACTGAAAACCTTGCGAACCTGTTTGATGAGACTGATTCGGATGAGTTTACTGCTGAAACAAGGTTTAAGGAACTTGAAGAGTGGAGCTCGCTGGTGGCGCTCTCTATTATTGTGATGATTGACGAGAAGTACCAAGTTAGAATTAAAGCTGATGATATTCGTTACTCTCAGACAATAAATGATTTGTATGAAATAGTGTTGTTGAATTTAGACTAA
- a CDS encoding GNAT family N-acetyltransferase yields the protein MLELKRYTQNLADQWNSFVSQSKNGVFWFNRNYMDYHSDRFHDNSLLIYRNNKLLTVLPANRTEDVLYSHQGLTHGGFIMSSNVTATDMINAFDMINEYLRKDGFTKVIYKPMPSIYHQISAEEDLYALFRNNAQLIGRNISSTIYQDNKIKFYRLRKHGVRKAFKNGIIVCESDEYVAFWKILSDNLMNRHGVKPVHTLEEITLLHSRFPDNIKLFIAYRNEIPLGGVLVYVTQKVIHPQYCSANSIGKELGALDFLFDFLINTKYIDVPIFDFGQSTEQMGQYLNEGLIFQKEGFGGRGLVYDIYEYKI from the coding sequence ATGCTTGAATTAAAAAGATATACGCAAAATTTAGCTGACCAATGGAACTCATTTGTGAGTCAATCAAAGAATGGCGTTTTTTGGTTTAATAGAAATTACATGGACTATCACTCTGATCGATTTCATGATAATTCCTTATTAATATATCGCAATAATAAACTTCTTACTGTTCTTCCTGCCAACAGAACTGAGGATGTTTTATATTCTCATCAGGGATTGACTCATGGTGGCTTTATTATGTCGTCCAACGTAACGGCTACTGATATGATTAATGCCTTTGATATGATTAATGAGTATTTAAGAAAAGATGGTTTTACAAAAGTGATTTATAAACCAATGCCATCAATTTATCATCAGATTTCGGCAGAGGAAGATTTATATGCTTTATTTAGAAATAATGCACAGCTAATAGGACGGAATATTTCATCTACAATTTATCAGGATAATAAGATTAAATTTTATAGATTGAGAAAGCATGGAGTTCGTAAAGCTTTTAAAAACGGTATTATTGTTTGTGAGAGTGATGAGTATGTTGCCTTCTGGAAAATCCTTTCTGATAATTTAATGAATAGGCATGGAGTAAAACCAGTTCACACACTTGAAGAGATAACTCTTTTACATTCAAGATTTCCAGATAATATAAAGCTATTCATTGCTTATAGAAATGAAATACCTTTAGGAGGAGTTTTAGTTTATGTAACTCAAAAAGTGATTCATCCCCAATATTGTTCTGCAAATTCTATAGGTAAAGAATTGGGAGCATTAGATTTTCTTTTTGATTTTTTAATAAACACTAAATATATTGATGTACCGATTTTTGATTTTGGACAGTCAACAGAACAAATGGGCCAATATTTAAATGAAGGCTTAATATTCCAGAAAGAGGGTTTTGGTGGACGTGGATTAGTTTATGATATTTATGAATATAAAATCTGA
- a CDS encoding class I adenylate-forming enzyme family protein: MSWIVDYIQSKGGQIAVIFGGNEYSYTQLAEQIRMYYDEVQNKLYSGAVIAIISDYCFESIALFFALYENRNIIVPVTSRIEAEIEEKLSVAGCNYIISIEKGYLEFKEYFGKNETHLLICDLRTMNVSGLVLFSSGSTGVPKAMIHNLNTLIDSFRNKKGRNLTFLIFLMFDHIGGLNTLLSCLSMGTTMVFPVNRNPEHVCGLIEKYKVNVLPASPTFLNLILISESYMKYDLSSLRMITYGTEPMQDALLLRLKDVFPEVKFLQTFGTSETGISQTLSRSSTSTQLKIDDPNTEYKIVDGELFIRTKTQILGYLNYSMEHFTDDGWFKTGDLVEEMDDGYIKIVGRNKELINVGGEKVLPSEVESVLFQMERVKDCIVFGESNPITGQIVVAKILFDEDISVSDAKKKVTLFCQGKLERYKIPVRVLLMKEVEFSERFKKKRL, translated from the coding sequence ATGAGTTGGATAGTAGACTACATTCAAAGTAAAGGCGGACAGATTGCTGTCATTTTTGGCGGAAATGAGTATTCTTACACTCAGCTTGCCGAGCAGATAAGAATGTACTATGATGAAGTGCAGAATAAATTATATTCAGGAGCTGTGATTGCAATCATATCTGATTATTGTTTTGAATCAATAGCATTATTTTTTGCTTTGTATGAAAACAGAAATATAATAGTCCCTGTTACTTCTAGAATAGAGGCTGAAATAGAGGAAAAACTTTCTGTGGCAGGTTGTAATTATATTATCTCCATTGAGAAAGGCTATCTTGAATTTAAGGAATATTTCGGTAAGAATGAAACTCATCTGCTAATATGTGATCTGAGAACAATGAATGTCTCGGGACTTGTGCTTTTTAGTAGTGGATCAACAGGTGTTCCGAAGGCTATGATTCATAACCTGAATACGCTGATTGATTCATTCAGAAATAAAAAAGGAAGAAATCTTACGTTTCTTATTTTTCTTATGTTTGATCATATAGGTGGGCTAAATACTTTGCTCAGCTGTCTTTCTATGGGAACAACAATGGTCTTTCCCGTAAATAGGAATCCAGAGCATGTATGTGGACTGATTGAGAAATATAAGGTTAATGTACTTCCGGCATCGCCTACATTTTTAAACCTGATTCTCATAAGCGAATCATACATGAAATACGATCTTTCAAGTCTGAGAATGATAACTTATGGAACGGAACCAATGCAGGATGCTTTACTTCTAAGGTTGAAAGATGTTTTTCCGGAAGTGAAATTCCTGCAGACCTTCGGAACAAGTGAAACAGGTATTTCGCAGACATTAAGCAGGTCATCTACCAGTACTCAATTAAAAATAGATGATCCGAATACTGAATATAAAATTGTTGATGGAGAACTTTTTATAAGGACTAAAACCCAGATACTAGGTTATCTGAATTATAGCATGGAACATTTTACGGATGATGGATGGTTTAAAACAGGTGATCTTGTTGAGGAAATGGATGATGGATATATTAAAATTGTAGGCAGGAATAAAGAATTGATAAATGTAGGGGGAGAAAAGGTTTTACCATCGGAGGTGGAGTCTGTCCTGTTTCAGATGGAGAGGGTAAAAGATTGTATTGTATTTGGTGAATCTAATCCTATTACTGGACAAATTGTTGTTGCTAAAATACTTTTTGATGAGGATATAAGTGTCTCTGATGCAAAAAAAAAAGTGACCTTATTTTGTCAGGGAAAACTTGAACGGTATAAAATACCTGTAAGAGTTTTGCTAATGAAAGAAGTGGAATTCTCTGAGAGATTTAAAAAGAAAAGGTTGTAA